One stretch of Rhizobium rhizoryzae DNA includes these proteins:
- a CDS encoding CPBP family intramembrane glutamic endopeptidase → MIYSLKYFLSSALTLLRMIFIDCTVPILFLFAMDFIAQIAKVLTAIILAGWSFETVVNHRIGYTVAMAAAKLPLLSICLSRRLAIVQSFRSARSIKIALAIGVCLLGVNLLAQLGVSDVGLEFSLSAILKIVATCVLAPVVEELFFRGYLWARLQARGYGEVSIIICTALLFAAIHLPDNFASLFNYLRMGFSFSLIRYFSGGIGLPIFFHAAMNFIVIRHIGV, encoded by the coding sequence ATGATTTACTCCTTAAAATACTTCCTATCATCTGCGCTGACGCTCCTGCGCATGATCTTCATCGATTGCACGGTGCCGATCCTGTTTTTGTTTGCGATGGATTTCATTGCACAAATTGCCAAGGTATTAACGGCTATCATACTCGCTGGATGGAGCTTTGAGACGGTAGTTAATCATCGAATTGGCTACACAGTTGCCATGGCGGCAGCAAAGCTTCCGCTTCTGTCAATATGCCTCAGCCGCCGCTTGGCCATCGTGCAGTCATTTCGCTCCGCCCGATCAATAAAAATAGCCCTAGCAATCGGCGTCTGCCTGCTTGGTGTGAACTTGCTTGCACAACTCGGAGTAAGCGATGTCGGTCTTGAGTTTTCACTAAGCGCAATCCTAAAAATCGTCGCTACTTGCGTTCTTGCGCCTGTTGTCGAGGAGCTGTTCTTTCGCGGCTATCTCTGGGCAAGGCTTCAAGCGCGGGGATACGGCGAGGTTTCGATCATAATCTGCACCGCGCTTCTGTTTGCAGCGATACATTTGCCCGATAACTTCGCTTCGCTCTTCAACTATCTGCGAATGGGCTTCTCCTTCAGCCTTATCCGCTATTTCAGCGGTGGCATCGGGCTGCCCATCTTTTTCCATGCAGCAATGAATTTCATCGTTATCCGTCATATCGGCGTGTGA